A single genomic interval of Mauremys reevesii isolate NIE-2019 linkage group 24, ASM1616193v1, whole genome shotgun sequence harbors:
- the LOC120390537 gene encoding IgGFc-binding protein-like → MALLCNDGALSWFKMVVDIREGSGDGPETGSNVYFFCCEKEQDNLAMAMKGTLLLCAWLVLLCGLCRASFRGKEFITVFMQNYVQSVGADCKLFITGYHASTTVTVTVNKGTFQRVTPVGEGQTVTMQIPASVEMFGSQTFDSTILIQADKDISVLSVNSKPNSIDTTVVYPTEKLGTVYYIVTPPDKHTDQYKEFAVVAGQAPTTVDIYLKGAVMFKQENYASGSKLTVTLAPYQALQLQSSADLSGTKIESREHVAVLTGHSCAAQNTACDHAFEQLLPVSSWGSTYIVPPLSFQDKFDIAYIVASQNTRIDYQSGPTQASRNILAGQVVQFEVQVSHPLYISASAGIQVLLFFTGAKNGISTYDPFLINIPPITNYCHSYHIDGVKDFESHVLIVVKSSESSRITSDQRAIGNVQWRQIPGTEYSWGEYSFGIGISAHSIEHPSSPFGLLSFGGNDYGGYGSSGLCAHILPCPENSHYEACGNACPASCSDRTAPSSCREPCVETCQCDNGYVLSAGQCVPVGSCGCDYNGRYYKPNEEFWDDENCRSRCRCDPSLGMVVCQETTCKANERCVVINGVRDCHTISYSTCTASGDPHYTTFDGKKYDFMGTCIYQLAGVCSEDPTLTPFNIKVENNNHGRKAMSYTKAVTLEVYGRNITMSQQYPRKIKVDGVFMDLPFYHEEKLQAYVSGSHIAIKTAFALTVTFDGSGLVRVTVPNTYANVLCGLCGNNNQTASDDLTMRDGSRAANAVQFAESWKVGEVPGCLPSCTKDCPVCREAQRQPYKGDGYCGVITRGDGPFRECHEVIDPAPFFDDCVFDTCQYKGHRDALCSAISAYVTACQARGIQIGQWRSVSFCSATCPRNSHYELCGNSCPATCHGLSAPDSCDAPCAEGCFCDAGFLLSGDRCVPVAQCGCVHQGRYYRKGEEFYASASCQERCRCKDSGVVECQEASCGANEQCRVENGILGCHTMGCGKCVVSGDRHYLTFDGRAFDFQGTCTYSLARVCSSDAGLANFSVVVENESYGNGQVSVARLVVVSVHGYTVTMERGRKWKVTVDGELYTLPLAMDDGKLWINQEGNNIIVQSAFGLKVLYDTSYYVLVSIPSSYKGHVCGLCSNFNGDKNDDFLLPSGKSTQNADEFGASWKVPVDGATCTDGCGKRCPVCDEAQTKPYQADSSCGLIKATSGPFKHCHSLVSPTEYFNHCLYDMCAANGAREILCQSVQAYVARCQAAGGTVSAWRTASFCPFTCPANSHYELCTRSCD, encoded by the exons GTCTTTGCAGAGCAAGTTTCCGTGGGAAAGAATTTATTACGGTCTTCATGCAAAACTATGTCCAAAGTGTCGGAGCAGATTGCAAGCTGTTCATCACTGGTTACCATGCCTCCACTACGGTTACTGTGACGGTGAACAAGGGTACGTTCCAGAGAGTGACGCCTGTTGGAGAAGGACAGACGGTGACCATGCAGATCCCAGCCTCGGTAGAGATGTTTGGGAGCCAAACATTTGATAGCACCATCCTGATTCAGGCTGACAAAGACATCTCTGTCCTGTCTGTTAACTCAAAGCCCAATTCCATCGATACCACTGTAGTGTACCCCACTGAGAAGTTGGGTACTGTATATTACATTGTAACTCCCCCTGACAAACATACAGACCAGTACAAAGAGTTTGCTGTCGTAGCAGGGCAGGCTCCCACTACAGTTGATATTTACTTGAAAGGGGCTGTAATGTTCAAACAGGAGAACTATGCTTCTGGGAGCAAACTCACTGTTACTCTCGCTCCCTACCAAGCCTTGCAACTGCAAAGCTCTGCGGATTTATCTGGCACCAAAATCGAGTCTCGGGAACATGTGGCCGTCTTGActgggcacagctgtgctgcccaaAACACCGCTTGTGATCATGCTTTCGAGCAGCTCCTGCCTGTctccagctggggcagcacaTACATCGTCCCTCCTCTGTCTTTCCAGGACAAGTTTGATATTGCGTACATCGTCGCCTCCCAAAACACTCGCATTGACTATCAGTCAGGGCCCACACAAGCATCCCGCAACATATTGGCTGGGCAGGTTGTTCAATTTGAAGTCCAAGTCTCTCACCCACTTTACATCTCCGCTAGTGCTGGCATCCAGGTTCTTCTCTTCTTCACTGGTGCTAAAAATGGGATATCCACATATGACCCGTTCCTCATCAACATCCCACCCATCACGAACTACTGCCACTCCTACCACATTGATGGTGTGAAGGATTTTGAGAGCCATGTGCTGATCGTAGTCAAGAGCTCAGAGTCCAGCAGGATCACCTCTGATCAGAGAGCCATAGGAAATGTCCAGTGGAGGCAGATCCCCGGCACGGAGTATTCTTGGGGAGAGTACAGCTTCGGCATAGGGATTAGTGCCCATTCCATAGAGCACCCGAGCTCTCCCTTTGGTCTGCTGAGCTTTGGAGGGAATGATTACGGTGGATATggctcatctggcctttgtgcaCACA tcctgccctgccctgagaaCAGCCACTACGAGGCCTGTGGAAACGCCTGCCCAGCCAGCTGCTCTGACCgaactgccccctcctcctgccgGGAGCCCTGCGTGGAGACCTGCCAGTGTGACAACGGTTATGTCCTGAGTGCCGGCCAGTGTGTCCCCGTGGGGAGCTGTGGTTGTGACTACAATGGCCGCTACTACAAACCCAACGAAGAGTTCTGGGACGATGAGAACTGCCGCTCTCGGTGCAGATGTGACCCCAGCCTGGGCATGGTGGTTTGCCAGGAGACCACCTGTAAGGCCAATGAGAGATGCGTCGTGATCAACGGAGTCCGTGACTGCCATACAATCAGCTACTCCACGTGCACGGCCTCCGGGGACCCTCACTACACCACCTTTGATGGGAAAAAGTACGATTTCATGGGCACCTGCATCTACCAGCTGGCTGGGGTCTGCTCCGAGGACCCCACGCTCACCCCGTTCAATATCAAGGTGGAGAACAACAACCACGGCAGAAAAGCCATGTCCTACACCAAAGCGGTGACCTTGGAGGTGTACGGCAGAAACATCACTATGAGCCAGCAATATCCCCGCAAGATCAAG GTGGATGGAGTCTTCATGGACCTGCCGTTCTACCATGAGGAGAAGCTACAGGCCTATGTCAGTGGATCCCACATCGCCATCAAGACCGCCTTCGCCCTGACGGTGACCTTCGACGGGAGTGGCCTGGTCCGGGTCACCGTGCCCAACACCTATGCCAACGTCCTCTGCGGCCTCTGTGGCAACAACAACCAAACTGCCAGTGACGACCTGACCATGAGGGACGGGAGCCGGGCGGCGAACGCCGTCCAGTTCGCAGAGAGCTGGAAGGTGGGGGAGGTCCCTGGATGCTTGCCCAGTTGCACCAAGGACTGCCCAGTCTGCAGAGAGGCTCAGAGACAACCCTACAAGGGAGATGGGTACTGCGGGGTCATCACCAGAGGGGACGGGCCGTTCAGAGAGTGCCATGAGGTCATCGACCCAGCTCCCTTCTTCGACGATTGCGTCTTTGATACCTGCCAGTATAAGGGTCACCGTGATGCTCTCTGCAGCGCGATCAGCGCCTATGTGACAGCCTGCCAGGCCAGGGGCATCCAGATAGGGCAGTGGAGATCGGTCTCATTCTGCA GTGCCACCTGCCCTCGTAACTCCCACTACGAGCTCTGTGGGAACAGCTGCCCTGCCACCTGCCATGGCCTCTCGGCACCGGACAGCTGTGATGCTCCCTGTGCTGAAGGGTGTTTCTGTGACGCCGGGTTCCTCCTGAGCGGAGACCGGTGCGTCCCCGTCGCGCAGTGCGGCTGTGTGCACCAGGGCAGGTACtacaggaagggagaggagttctACGCCAGCGCCTCCTGCCAGGAACGGTGCCGATGCAAAGACAGCGGGGTCGTCGAGTGCCAGGAGGCCTCCTGCGGAGCCAacgagcagtgcagggtggagaaTGGAATCCTAGGCTGCCACACCATGGGCTGCGGCAAATGTGTGGTGTCTGGTGATCGTCACTATCTGACCTTTGACGGACGGGCCTTTGATTTCCAGGGCACTTGCACTTACAGCTTAGCCAGAGTCTGCAGCAGTGATGCTGGGCTGGCAAACTTCTCCGTGGTGGTAGAAAATGAGAGCTACGGTAATGGGCAAGTGTCAGTGGCACGGCTGGTGGTGGTCTCCGTTCATGGTTACACCGTCACcatggagaggggaaggaagTGGAAAGTCACG GTGGACGGGGAGCTCTACACTCTCCCGCTGGCTATGGACGATGGGAAACTTTGGATCAACCAGGAGGGGAACAACATCATTGTCCAGTCTGCCTTTGGCCTCAAAGTCCTTTACGACACCTCCTATTATGTCCTAGTCTCCATCCCCAGCTCCTACAAGGGACACGTGTGCGGCTTGTGCAGCAACTTCAACGGTGACAAGAATGACGACTTCCTGCTGCCCAGTGGGAAGAGCACCCAGAACGCGGATGAGTTCGGGGCCTCCTGGAAGGTGCCTGTTGATGGTGCCACGTGCACCGATGGCTGTGGGAAAAGGTGCCCGGTCTGTGATGAAGCTCAGACAAAGCCGTACCAGGCTGACAGCTCCTGTGGGTTGATCAAAGCGACGTCAGGTCCCTTTAAACACTGTCACTCACTGGTCAGCCCTACTGAGTATTTCAACCATTGTCTCTATGACATGTGTGCTGCCAATGGAGCAAGAGAAATCCTCTGCCAGAGTGTCCAGGCCTATGTGGCCCGGTGCCAAGCAGCTGGAGGCACAGTCAGTGCCTGGAGAACAGCCTCCTTCTGCC CTTTCACctgcccagccaacagccactacGAGCTGTGCACTAGATCCTGTGAT